The following are encoded together in the Oceanobacillus zhaokaii genome:
- a CDS encoding alpha/beta fold hydrolase, translating into MSPFTIPTESSYIEAKGIRFAYRKFGQETGIPLVFFIHFRGTMENWDPNMIGALAESRPIILFDNTGVGETSEKTPSTIAEMAKDGATFIKALDLKQVDVLGFSIGGMVVQELALQDPDLVRCIIIAGSAPEAGVNPDPVIFERMKRHGGNVNDALDDFMFFFYRSTETSKAAGMESLQRILNQKQFESSDQVQAAQLKALAKWAQPNTDHNYDWLQNIPHPVLVTNGIEDVMVPTKNSYILAEHLPNAQLIIYPDSGHGHLFQYPELFAQHVNLFLDSK; encoded by the coding sequence ATGTCACCATTTACAATTCCAACTGAATCAAGTTATATCGAGGCTAAAGGAATCCGATTTGCCTATAGAAAATTCGGTCAAGAAACTGGAATTCCACTTGTTTTCTTCATTCACTTCCGTGGCACAATGGAAAACTGGGATCCTAATATGATTGGTGCTTTAGCAGAAAGTCGACCAATTATTCTTTTTGATAATACTGGTGTCGGTGAAACCAGTGAAAAAACGCCATCTACTATAGCTGAAATGGCAAAGGATGGAGCAACTTTCATTAAAGCACTTGATTTAAAACAAGTCGATGTTCTGGGCTTTTCAATTGGAGGAATGGTTGTACAGGAATTAGCATTACAAGATCCTGATTTGGTAAGGTGTATCATTATAGCTGGTTCTGCTCCAGAAGCTGGAGTTAATCCAGATCCAGTAATATTTGAGAGAATGAAACGTCACGGTGGAAATGTAAACGATGCTTTAGATGATTTCATGTTCTTCTTCTATCGTTCAACCGAAACAAGTAAAGCTGCTGGGATGGAGTCTCTACAACGAATTTTGAATCAGAAACAGTTTGAAAGTTCAGATCAAGTACAAGCAGCTCAACTAAAAGCCCTTGCAAAGTGGGCCCAACCGAATACTGATCATAATTACGATTGGTTGCAAAACATTCCTCATCCTGTGCTTGTCACCAATGGCATTGAAGATGTAATGGTACCAACAAAAAATAGTTATATTCTAGCTGAGCATTTACCAAATGCACAACTGATTATTTATCCTGATTCTGGTCATGGACATCTATTCCAATATCCAGAACTATTTGCCCAACATGTAAACCTATTTCTTGATTCTAAGTAA
- a CDS encoding TetR/AcrR family transcriptional regulator: MARIKEYDENEVLQKAMVLFWKQGYEKTSMQDLVTHMGIHRRSIYDTFGDKHTLFMKALERYEELVGTKINSQVKPLDSVKQAIRRLFEIAIYKNKKEPIGCLTVNTAVELSLHDEEVAEKVVDSFSNTEKLLYELLLRGQTLGEISNHYNAKSLSLFIHNSLVGLRVLAKTSDDREKLESIIDMTLSVLD, translated from the coding sequence ATGGCAAGAATAAAAGAATATGATGAAAATGAAGTATTACAAAAAGCTATGGTACTCTTTTGGAAACAAGGCTATGAAAAAACTTCGATGCAAGATTTAGTCACGCATATGGGAATCCATCGCAGAAGTATTTACGATACATTTGGCGATAAGCACACGTTATTTATGAAAGCGTTGGAGCGCTATGAAGAATTAGTAGGGACCAAGATAAATTCACAAGTAAAGCCACTGGATTCGGTAAAACAGGCCATCAGGCGTTTATTTGAGATTGCAATTTATAAAAATAAAAAAGAACCTATTGGTTGTTTAACGGTAAATACAGCAGTTGAATTATCCCTACATGACGAAGAAGTAGCAGAGAAAGTTGTGGATAGTTTCTCAAATACTGAAAAATTACTGTACGAGCTATTGCTACGAGGTCAAACATTGGGGGAAATATCTAATCATTACAATGCGAAAAGTCTCTCCCTGTTTATTCATAATTCATTAGTGGGATTGCGAGTATTAGCGAAAACGAGCGATGATAGAGAAAAATTGGAAAGCATTATCGATATGACACTGTCTGTTTTGGATTAA